ttaatattaatggtataaatggtctatcattataaattgttattaattatactattatacattttatttttgtacatccTCTTTGCGTTTTAAAAACATCAAACAGCTgatgttataattttgttatcacttatcagcaAAGACTACATTTTGTCGGTGAAATATGGGCATATGGCGCATTGCACTATCCAGCACAATCGGTGTATCGCTTAATTCTTagttagttgaaaaaaaaaaacgtgctcTTTTTAGTAACAATAGTATTTACAAAGTTGGTTCAACATTCtcattagattttttaatataaaatgtcaaaattgacGAAATTTTTCGTTGGGAATTTGCCGTGGACAGTTAGCAGCCGAGAACTCCGTAAATACTTTGCATCATTCGGCCACGTTGCTACTGCAGACGTATTGTTCGACCATTCTACTGGTTTGTCAAAGGGCTACGGATTCGTTCAGTTTTCTACAACAGGTGGATACGAAAGCGTATTAAACAATGACAAACATGAATTAGACGGGCAAACATTGGTTCTTAAAACAGCtgattttcaataattgtcTCTTACAagcaaaattcctgttttttttataatagacctattagtatataatatagcttaagtAATggattttaattctaaaaaattatctGATCAGTTTGATAAAGCTGTCTCTTTTATTTCTGGGTCTAATTTGTCTGATGTTGACACACAGCTTAAATTGTATGGGTTTTATAAGCAAGCAATAGAAGGTACATGTACTCAACCAAAACCTCCAATATACGATCTAAAAGGTCGTAAAAAATGGTATGCCTGGTCTGAAATGGGTTCAATGTCTAAAGAAGAAGCTATGACATCATACATAAATTTAGTAAAgacaataaatccaaacatagaAACAGAAAAAACTGGATGGGTGACAGTAAGTACATTTGCCAATGACGAAATACCACTATCGGAAAATGAAAAAACCATTAGTGATTGGGTTAAAGAAGGAGacttaaacaaaataaagaCTTTTATAGGCGACATAAATGTTCATGATTGTATGGGAATGGCACCAATCCACTGGGCTTCAGATCGTggagatttgaaaattttgagAATTTTAGTGGAAAATCATTCGGCTGATGTCAATTTACAAGATAATACGGGCCAAACAGCTTTACATTACGCTGTATCTTGTAGTCATGAAGAGATATGCAAATATTTGGTTAGCATGGGTGCAAGAATAAATATTCAAGATGAGGATGGATTTACTGCTCTAGAAATGTGTTtggatgaaaaattaaaatcactattgtcaatgaattaaatatttatacacaattctatatttctatgtatataattataattacgatATGTtgaaaccaaattaaaaattattgtgtgtaagaataaaatttagtgagtattatgtaatatttttaaaataaataaattaaaatcattttattcatattttgaatgttttttttttattttcataaaataaataacaatacatataaataatttcaaaaagtatgacCTCAGTATgagaaattataaaaaggtCAATAAagttacatgatataattttaaaaaaaaaaacacaatgttGGTATAAACCACACCATTTACCATTTTGTATTTATCTTACTTATACTtaagatgattataatattaggtgtcAATGTTagctatatatttaacaataatacccTGAAAgtgaaactaaatataatattattaataacacttATAAAAATTCACAATCTAGgtttacaatagtcaataaaacttaaatagtaaaatgttacTATTCAAATCAGAATTTATTTGAATCGGTAGATAATAtgagtttatataattatacatttatatgtatttgcttacaaatttaacttataaatacattttacatttaaaaaaattgttttttatgtaaaataggtagtaaaaaattatccaaatagtaggtatataatttaaataaatatcaacctATGCATTGAGTAATACTAAGTATGCTTTGTTAGTATTTTGCTAGTAAACTTAACAATGTAATCAATcttgaaaaatagtaaaacattaaaaaattaaatttttgttgtaatttaaagaaTTGGTATAGGGAGctcgtcaaaaataataatagccagCATTTTAACtcgtatttgtaaaatataggcAGGTTGTAGTTGGAAACGTCATACTGATAGTGTTAAATTAtgcagtaaaaaatttaaaatgtttagaagtAAGTTTAGTTAAATTAGTTGGTCTGTTGGTAATTGTATGTAGATCATTATCGAGTAGGTATTGTTTGTTGtcagaatacattttattatttttgttgttacaattatgtaaatgtattatctatttgatatatttacaaaattgagTACCTTTATGTTAGGTTTGTAGATTAGTTATTGTTCAATTAAATACGTCTTATGTTTCAGTAAAATAATCAATGTCCAATGGTAACTCAGTGTAATTTGCCATACCCACAAggcacaaatatttatttaagtatcacacatttataataaaccataatataatttatattatattttattattgaaaaaacaaacaaaatattatgtgccCCTAAATTATAGGGTTGTTACAGCATTGGAATTGtttcataaaacaatatgaattaaattgtacatcaataaagttgtattaggtaggtacataactgtttgaaaaaatgtccaataaacaaactaaaattaaaattatatgttgtgataggtaggtagttaaaaattaagtgttAACTGTGAGGTAATATTGTTAATGTTAATTATGTAGGCAACTTGTGTCTAAATGTCAATGGGTAGTCACAAGGCAGTATTTGTTATGAGTTACAGTGGTTAcatgaattttgaaaatcataatgGTAAgtacgttttaatattttgtttttcataatttaaattattttattatttgtagtgcataatttatttttatattatgttttataattaaataaaaaagtgcaAATCatgattgatattaaaatatgctaTAATCACAGCATTTTttcagtgaacatttttttatagttaggtataaagGGTATGTAGGTGTAACCTATAGCTTGATGTGTTGATGCATTGTACTTATACTGTTGtacgtatgtataatgtatattgtaaaagttAAAGTATTTGTATCAATGTTTGTACCAGATGTACATTgtttccaataaaatataaataataatacagtgttaattattttatgaagttAGGTTGTTGTTGTCAAAATGGTAGTGTAATAGCGACTAACCAGTAGAGCTTAAAGTACTCAGTCTTAGTTAGTTTTTGTagtttagttaatttagtttaGTAACTTAGTTAGTTTTTgtcagttcaaaaaaaaaaagcgtttGTTCATGTTTCAGAAAGTGTTGATGGTACATGTTGTATGTTTAAAACCTTTAAcagattattatgatttaattatatcatataagtatatatagtcAACAGGTAGTCATTGTTAGAGAGTATTAATAATTGAAGTAGGTacttagttttttagttttatccaaaaaatgtgtacacataaatggtttttattatcCTCAAGATTTGtcaaagtaggtattataattaaaatgtctataatcaatgtatcatttttattggtatttgcGCCAAAGTAATACTATGCTAGCTGAGATTTATAGAGCAAATATCATTTGAATCAGTATTCAGTAGACATGTTAGttgtataatactttattatgtagaaatattatataaaataaatcattttgtgttttaattgtaGTAAGTAGTAACCTAGCAAGTAGTCAAGTTAAAAGAACCTATTTCCCCCAAAGTAATTCCAACGGGAAGTCTGGATAGAGGTGAGTATTGCCAATTAGCATAAAAAAAGGAAGAGAaaaagtaagtatataatatattaatatatattaatatattatatgtataaatgtataatatgtatgtatgtataaagtatgtatgtatatatatttgtatgtaagtatgtttgtatgtatgtttataatataatatgtatcaatacatgtacttatgtatttagACGCAGTCCTGTTCAGAGATATTTTGGGGCCCGGGGCAGAATCATGTAAAGGgccccttttttatttaaattttatttcagaatCTTAAatctaggtacataatatcacaaataacaatataaataatataatctctgTAGTTCATAATAATGGtcctttcattaatattattacagtatgttataatttttatttatcatttatacagCTATAAAGTcgttgttaaaacttaaatttgattCAGTTCGGggatttttgattaaattcattttttttgcatGGGCACATGAGATCCCCATGATTATTTGGTCTTTGGGGGCCAGGGTCTTTGACCAAGAGACCCCACTTCTGGATAGACCTGTATGTAGGtgcctgtatatatatatatatatttatttgtgagtaggcatgtatgtacctatgtatgcatatttttaagtaggtacctatgtatatattataatatgtaatagtatgTATGCTTCAATGCATGCATGGATATGTATAGGCATCATGTGTACACcatgtatatttgtttgtacgtataatgtaagtatatatatatcaaaatatatacctgtACGTGTTGGTATATCAATTTATGtaatactatgtatttatttttttttaagttgttatttaaaaagaaatgccataaataatattaattttttggtacctattgGTATACTTATTAAGTACGTATTGGTTATTtgtgatttgtattatttagttatataaaaatcaatagttaatagttaatacctaatAGTCAAACATgttatagttatacctatatatattgtttattataatttatagttattgttaaatgttaagttggatttgtaaaataaaaaaacaagtttttgatttgtagaaaaatataatttgttagttGTTCAGACGTTAAGTTGAGTTGTACCTATctgttaattataatgtaatagttAAGTTAAGATGGttaagtaagttaagttaagttagttTAGAAAGTCAAGTTAAGTCGGTTGTTAACAAACTATTTCGAGGTGGGATTGTGGGAATGTAGGTGATGacctaaaaataccaaaaaaatgcactgaatttttttttaatttaaagtacctataacttACAGGTATTAATATacagatgtatattataaatatagtacttTCAGGTATAGTaacattacttattaggtacctacctatgtctattatagtattatgtctatagtctatgtatattgtatatattatatagaatgtaACATATATTCTAGTACAAAATTAAACATCAGTTGtgtaaatatttgtgtataaatttGTCATAGAATAACTTGATTCTATATTTCCGTTACAAGttatagcttatattttataacatggtAGAATACCtatcttataatgttattaaaataagctATATCttctttttcaaatgttatgtTTCTAAGTTGTAAGCTGTAAGTTAAGTTGTTTTGTATaccttaatttatgttttactttGTATTGAtcttattattaagaattacaATTTGAGTTGCCATTTCAAAGCCCTTTAATCCGGCTCTGAAGTCTGATTACCTTCATGCCAATACAACTATTACAAgtataactgtaataataaatagacgAGATTTCTGTCATACATTATTACTGGAATTATTGctctaaaacatattataacttgtaatgcttgtatttgtttatattattaagggcTTCATGATAATTCGACACTGCccatttgtataattgtataagtcaatatgtgtaaaatatagtcatatagaacGTATGTACTTGCTGCGTGGGCTGGTTAgtaaatagtataggtaatattatattattattttggttgttGGGTAGGTCGtcggtaggtactaggtagtaatcagttagtactttagtaggtacccactttacaatttataatttattgatggtATGCACgattaatgataatatgctctaaagtatatctttaatcgtgatggtatgatattatgaataatcgtttatcgtaatattgtttgttgttacttgttgtaGGTAGGTGGTACACTGGTACTTACGTCTTACCTAGGTACTTGTCTACTTGTTACAGACTGGTTCAATGGTCTAGTGTAATAAAGTACGAGTGTATAGTTTAAATAGTTCAGTAGCTGTAAATGTAATTGTTAGGTACTTAATCAATCATATATTTTCGCAgattttaaacacattaaaaatactttattgatTTGTTATACTTGCCTAAGGTAAACAGGTAAACTTTTAGAAAAGAACTCTTTTTCCTGTTtgtacatagccacataggtattcattacttttataatgtatatagataggtacattatagtAGTATAGGGTAAATGTGTTGACCGTTTTCCGTCGGTTAGGTTAGTCCTAAGTTAAAATGTTACGTCTAAATAGGTTTTTGtcactataggtaatatattgtaggtattatagtatttaggtattatatattatgtaggaacccataggcggaaatccattaacatttcagggggggggataacattattaacataaatatgagtAAGAGGGCTTCGATCCCACACGGCTAATAAAAAAGGGGCCTGACAGACTTTTTTGGGGGgcaaagcccccccccctcgaGCTTCACCTATGTAGGCacctaactaaatattaaaaatacgtttaattttgtttatttgttcgGGTTGTTAATTTGTAGAACTCTTAGCATTTTGtaagtaataaattgttatatttggaTATTTctgttaagtataaaatatttaaataaatttgagtgTCGTGTGTTTCTTTTATTTGTATGTGGTATGTCAAATTATTGTCgagttaaataatagtaattacctatataaatataattcaaattgcTTATAGAAAACTTAATAATGTAGTAccattatatcatttatatctgTGTActggtacctaccaataataataataggtaactgAAAAATGAATCGATGTatctatactatatacctagtacacataggtacataataatttgcaGAGTGATCCTTAAATTCTTTCATCGGTAAACATTCATCAACTCGAAAAATATCAACGGTTTCGAAATAAAATTCGTTTAAAGACTTCAGATATGACAACTTTATATTTccaaaaacgttaatatttttcaacataagGAGTATTTAGTATGTTTAAAGAATCAAAAAGTTCCtcctgcaatatattataattgtatttaataataatattatacacaaatgtaATTTTGATTCACATCGGTATTAGTCGTAAAAAAGTTGTTCAAATGTAGGTAgatgtaatatgtaaatgttaaaatgtataaatgtataataaagagGATACGATATGTTGTTTACGTTTTGTTCATATTGATGGGCATTAGTTAAATAAGTTTTGTAGTTTGGTCGTGTAGATTAAGGCATAATATACGTTTGTATTTTTCCATTCGGAAAAAACAGGCTAGCATAGTGGTACctatcatattaaattgttaaataataatattatgtagttaatgtatataattaatgtgcatattagagtgatttttttttgagtgaAATTGCTAAAAACACAAATCGTTTGAGTGAAATTGGTAAAATCACAAATCGTTTGAGTGAAATTTAGATGGACACCCTCGTTTGGGTGAGTTTATGTATAACGCCCGCCTTCATAATATCATTCTTACATCTCTATGATAGAAAAGTCCAAGcaggaaat
This portion of the Acyrthosiphon pisum isolate AL4f chromosome A1, pea_aphid_22Mar2018_4r6ur, whole genome shotgun sequence genome encodes:
- the LOC103308887 gene encoding SRA stem-loop-interacting RNA-binding protein, mitochondrial, whose product is MSKLTKFFVGNLPWTVSSRELRKYFASFGHVATADVLFDHSTGLSKGYGFVQFSTTGGYESVLNNDKHELDGQTLVLKTADFQ
- the LOC100163676 gene encoding acyl-CoA-binding domain-containing protein 1, with amino-acid sequence MDFNSKKLSDQFDKAVSFISGSNLSDVDTQLKLYGFYKQAIEGTCTQPKPPIYDLKGRKKWYAWSEMGSMSKEEAMTSYINLVKTINPNIETEKTGWVTVSTFANDEIPLSENEKTISDWVKEGDLNKIKTFIGDINVHDCMGMAPIHWASDRGDLKILRILVENHSADVNLQDNTGQTALHYAVSCSHEEICKYLVSMGARINIQDEDGFTALEMCLDEKLKSLLSMN